From Gemmatimonadaceae bacterium:
GGCGACGACAGCGATTCCCTGGCGCGGCCGGTCAGCGTCGCGGATTGGATCAACATCCGCAACGACGGCGATCCGTTCGCGACATCGGTGACGGCCGCGAATCACGACATCGCGTCGAAGCCGCCGGCCGATGAGCCGGATCCACACGAGCTGGTCGGCTATCTTCGCGAGCCCGAGACGGCTCGGCAGGTGGTTGCGGCGTGGTGCGGTGCGTTTGCGAAGGCCGTCCAAGCACCGAAGGGCTGCGCTGAACTCAAGTAGGCCGTCATTCCGAGCCGCAGGCGAGGAATCTTGTATCCCGATCGAGGAACGTCTCTCGACAACTCGCATAAGATTCCTCGCTTCGCTCGGAATGACACAGCGGCGCTGATCGCACGGCGCGAGGATTGCCAATCAGCGGGCGCATGTGGAAGAGAACGGGATCATTCGCGGTTGCCGCCATCGTCATGGCCAGTGCCGCACAGGCTCAGTCGCGCGTCGGGTCCGATTCGGCCACGCGGCTGACGCGCTTCGGGCGCGACATGGTGTACGGCACGGCTGAAGGCCTGGCCTTTGCCGGCATCGATCAACTGAGCGACAGTCCGGCGCAGTGGGGCAAGGGCTGGAGCGGCTACGGGAAGCGCGCCGCGTCGAACGTCGGCGAGTTCGTGATTCAGGAAGGGGTGACGGAAGGTCTTGCCGCGGCGATGAATCGGCCGCTCGACTACGCGCACTGCGAGTGCCACGGCACGGGCGCGCGTATCGGCTGGGCAATCTCCCAGGGCTTCAGCGACGTGCTACCGAACAAGAAGCGGATGGTGGCGGTCCCGCGCATCGTCGGTGCGTTCGCGGGCAGCTTCGCGCAGGCGAGCTGGCGTCCGGACACCGGCCCCGACAAGGTGCGCGTCGCGCTCGTGAACGGCGCGACGTCGATGGTCATCGGGGTCGGCATCAATCTGTGGCACGAGTTCGTGCGCTGACGCCGCCGCGGAGTTTACAGTTTACTGATACTGGATGTAGATCGGCCGCGGTCTCAACGCCAGCACTTCGATGGGCGACAGGAGCTTGTCGCCCTTCTTCACGTCATTGTGAAAAAAGAGCTTGAATCCCGTGTATTCGACGGGATCCGACGCCTCGCACTTGGCGTACGTGTCGAACTTGAGCCACGGCTGGCCCCAGCCGTCCATGTTGATGACGACCTGCACGCGCGGGTCGAGCTTGATCTTATCAGAGTTCTGTAACATGTTGGTCGTGAAGCGGTGCACGATCAGCACCTTGGGCGGCAGGTGGTACTTCGTCACCAGCGCGCCGAGCTGGTCGATGACGTAATTGATGTCCTTGGCGTCCATCGCGCCGATCTTCGATCCCGGAATACGTCCTTCGCGGTTGTAGTGCATGTAGAACTCGGGATCGACGCCCAGATGCACGTCGGGCCGCTGGAGAAACGGCAGGATCACCGGCAACTCGGAGTCGATGGTGCTCTTGCCCGCCTGAATGTCGAGAATGGTGATGTAGCCGCGCGCGTGCGCGAAACCGTAGATCTTTTCGATGAGGTCCGGATCCGAGCGCTGGCGATACATGCCGTCCTTGCCCGGCGCGCCCTGCGCAACGGAAACGATCAGGTGCAATGCGGGCTGGACGGGCGTGGATGGATCGGCCGCTTGCCACCACTTCACGACCGTGTCGAGCTTGGCGAGCATCTGATCGTACGGGATCTCGCCGAGGATGCCCATCTTCTTCGAGAGCGGGTTGCCGTAGAACGCGACGATGCGCTTGGCGGGCAAGATCGATCCCGCGAGCAGCGGCGGTGTCTTGACCGGCCAGCCGGGATTCTTGAGGCCGGTGCGAATCGAGGCGACGAGCGAGATGCTGTCGGCCTTCGTGCGAAGCTTGGGCTGCGTGGCGAGCTGGATCATGATCGCCGAGTCCGGCATGGCCTTCTTGTTCTTGGCGTGCGCGGTGTCGGAGGTGCTCGCAGCGGCGGTGTCCGTTCGGAGACTGTCGCGCGCCGTGTCGCGAGTAGCAAGCTTCACGTCGCCGGCGGCGGAGTCTTTCGCGACTGGTCGGCTTTCCGACGCGGCGCTTCGAGAATCGCCGCAGGCGGCGACGAGCAGGCTCAGCGACAGAGAAAGGATTGGGTAGGCACGGCTCATGTGCCTATTGCAATGCAACGCCCGCACCGTGGTGGGGGCGTTGCATCCTGAGCGTAGCGAAGGATCTCATCCGGATGGATGATCCCGCTGCCCGGACGTGGATGAGATCCTTTCGCGCTTGCGGCGCTCAGGATAACAGCTCCACCTAGCGATGCGTCCGCTCGATCCACGTCCCCGACGCGTCGTGCGCCGCCATGTACACCACGCCGCTCTTACCGAAGCCGACGATCTGGCGGCCGGCGGGAATCTGAATGCGATCGACCAGCTCCCCGCGACTGTTGATGACGTCGTAGATCGCGCCCGCCGCGCCGCCGCGAACGGCCGTCGTGCGTACCCACACGTTGCCGTCCTCGTCCCCGCGCACGGCGGAGGCGGTGAAGGCTGGCCGGTAATCCGGCAGGTCGGACGCGTTGACGTATTCGGTTGTGCCGCCGCCCGCAGCGCCCGCGACCTTCGCGCCCGCCGGAGCGCCGCCACCGCCAGTGCTGAAGTTCATGACGACGCGCTGCTGCGTGGCGCCGCCGACGGCCCCAGCCAATGTATTCGCCGCCGTGTTGCCGTCCTTCGGTGCGGCGGCTGCCTGCGCCTCGGCCGCTTTTCGCGCCGAATCGATCACGGCGATCTTGTCATCGTCGCTCAGGCGCTGCCAGTCGAAGGGAATCTTGGTGCCGGCGCTCACCGTGCCGTCGGCGTGCACGAAATCGACGTGATAGTCGTGACCGCGGACGATCGCGATCGAGCCGTCGGCGAGCACGGCCCAGTCGTCGATCACCGGCAACGGGTCGATCACCTGCGACATGGACCCGATTCCGCTCTCCGTGCGCGTGATGTTCAGTTTGACTTTCGCGATCTTGAAATAGGCGGCCGTGTCCAGCTTTCGCGTCGCGAGGTCGACGCGAACGATCGCCGAGCTGTCGGGGAAGTCCGGCATGAAGGGCAGACCGCTGCCGGTGTTTCCGCCTCGCGGGGCGCTCATGCGCATGATGTTCATGCCGCCGCGATACACCAGGCGTCCTTTTCCGTCGAGCGCGAGCACGCCGCTTCCCGCGATGGCGCCCGCGTCCTGCGACCGCGGCACCGACGCGACGCGCGCGATCGTGCCGGCGGGGTCGATGACGAACATCGACAGGCCGGCGGGATCGACGAAGAGGGTCGAGTCGCCGGTGTAGGCGATGAGCCCGCCGGCGCGCGTGCCGTAGGAGCTCGCGGTGCCGCTCACGGAGTCGGCGATCACCGTCGGCGACCTGAGGGTCGGGTCGAGCAGCGTGAGCTGCCGACGCGCGACGTCGTTCACGAGCACGCGCCCGCCGGGAAGCGCGCGCACCGCGGCGGCGACGCCGAACAGCGGCGCGGACGACGCGTCGGGCGCCGCGATCAGGCGAACGGCCGGGGCCTGCGCGCCGACGGGTGCGGCGGCCAGCGCCAGTGTTAATAGTTTTCTCATATTCATCGTCCAATTAAAGTATAGGTATCGGCTACGGATTGCCGGTCTTCATCATGATCACGGTCGGGCCGCCGCCGCCACCGCCCATCGCGGCCATCGGGCCGCCGCCCATCATCATCGAGGCCAGGCTCGTCCCCTGCGTGCCGGAACGCACCGACGCCAGGTATCGCGTGTCCAGATACTGCGTCACGTTGTACGGCAGCCGGCGCAGCTGCGTCCGCGTCAGCAAGCCGTGAATCGCCGGCGCCAGCTTGATCAGGGCGTCCACCGTCGTCTCGCGCGCGAGACGATACCGATAGTACGCCTCGTCGCGGTTGTACCGGTCCGGCAGCTCGGCCAGATACTTCGTGACCGGCGTCCAGATGGAATCGAGCTTGATGGTATAGGTGCGATTGAGCACCGCGATGCTGTCAGCCTGCGTCGCGCTCAGCTCGAGCGTGTCGGCGTTCCGAAGAATCTGCGCCATCGGATTGAGGATGCTGCCGCCGCCGTACAGCACGCGCAGCATCTGCTCGGGGATCTTGGCGCCACCGACACTGCGGCCGCGGTCGAGCGCCAGCGTCAGGTCCTGACGCTCGCGCGCCGGCCCGACGTCCAACCGCATGAGTGCCGTCAGCGTGACGGGGGCGCGAATCACACTCTGTGACAACGCGGTCGCGCCGAACCGCTGGTTCACCTCGTACTTGAACTGATTCGTTGCCGGATCGAAGCCCCGCACCGACAAGAGCTGGCTGTTCGGCACGAACACCTGTCCCCAGCCGTGCAGATGGTCGTCGCCATGCAGGAGCGCGTCGGCGGCGCCGAGTGGATTAGAGATCTGGAATGTGAGGTTGGCGCGCTGCGGCAGGCGCAGCTTGAGCGGCAAGAGCGAGAAGCTCAAGTTGGCGGTCTGTGTCCACGGACCCTGGCAGCTGTTGCGCTCCGCAATGCGTCCGATCTGACGGGCCAGGCAGTCGCGTGCCGATCCTGAGCCCGACGCGAGCAGCGAGCGCATGCCCGAGGCAAGCGCGGTGTCGGCCGTGTGCGAGGGATCGAAAATGAACGCCCGATCGTTCGAGTAGCCGTCGCCGTTGATGTCGCCCAGCACGATCGGCGTGTATGGCGTACCGGAACGAATGGTGCCGTACCAGCCAAGCTGAATCATGTTGAACGCGTTGTACGTCAGCGAATAGACGATCTGATGGCGCGAATCGAACGACGAACGGCCCCACGCAACGTCCAGCGGATCGCCCGACGTGCTCGAGAAGCCGCGATACTGCTCGCGCGCATTCATATAGACGTACGACAGGCTCCACGAGTAGTTGGAACTGAAGTTGAACGGGCGAAGACCCACGCTCAGCTGCTTCGTTTCCGACTTCATGTCCGAGCGAAGTTGACCGACGTGCGAGAAGACCGGCGATACGCGCGCTTCGCCCGCGCCAATCGCGCCCGTCTGCGCGACGATGCTCGACGCACGCGCGTACACCGGCCGGCCGCCTTCGTTCGCAAGCGCGAACTGCGACGACGGATTGAAGTTCAGATCATACGTACTCGGTTGATTCATATTGAGCGAGTACGTGAAGTCCACCATCGTCGCGAACCGGTTGTCGAGCGACATCCCGGTCCACTGCAGATTGGACCGCAGCGCGCGCGGCGCGGCGTAGTTGCGATCGAACAGCGTGACGTTCGGCGCCGTGCTCGAGAGCACGGTACCGGTGGTGCCGTCGGCGCACCGCGTGGGAACGGCCGCTTCGCTCGCGGCGTACGCGGCCCAGTCGGGCGTCGGTGCCGCTTGCCCGACGCACACGAGCTGCTGCGCGCCGGTCGGCAGGCCGGTGTTGTCGAGCGCCGTGCCCAGCGTTTGCGTGTTCGGCAGACCCTGAATGATGCCGATGCCGCCGCGCACGTTGGCGCGCGGGCCGCGAATGGCGCCCTGGAATGCGGCGATCTGCGGCGCCTCGCCGTACGCGTACGAGAAGCCGAAGCGCGGGCTCAAGTAGATCTTGTTCGGCACGTGATCGTTGCGCGCGCCAAACACTTGCTCGACCGTCTGGTTGAGCGTCGGATCGCTCGTGAAGCGTGTGCCGTCCGCGCGCAAGCCGTACTGCAGTTGCAGATTGTCGCCCGGACGATACGAGTCGCCGAGTGCGACGCTCGCGATGTTGAGCCCTGTCGTTCGCGCCGACTGCGAGAGCTGGCGCGTGAACGACGACGGCCGGTCCGCATCGAGATCGGCGAGCGACAAAAACGAGAATGTGCCGAGTTGATTGCTCGTCAGGTTTTGCGAGTATCGATCGGCGCGAAGCTCCGTTGTGAGCTTGAGGCTGTGCTTGTTGTTCTCACTGAACCAGCCGAGCTGGTTCCGCAGCTGCCCGCTCTTCGTGCCGAACGACAGGTTCATGCCGGGATTGCCGCCGAACGACACCGTCTGCACGCTCTGCGGCGCGTCGGCGAACGTCGAGTTCACGCGGACCGTGCCGTTCGGGAGATCGACGAAGGGATTCCCGTTGAGGCCCATCTGGCTGTATCCGAACGACGTCTCGCTGAGCAGGAATCCGAAATAGCCGGAGTGCTTGCCGGAGATCATGCCGAAGTAATTGCTGCGCTCACCGCTGTGCGACGGCAACTCCATCGGCGAAATGCCCGAGGGATCCTGGCGCGACCACGAGCCATTGACCATCAGGTTGAACGCCTGGCCGGTCGTGGACGACGGCGGCGTGAAGTCGAAAGTGCCAAGGAGCTGTGCCTGATCACCGAGCCGCTCGCCCGGAATGCCGCCGACCGTGCTCGGAATGTGCGAGCGGTTCAGAATGCCCAGGAGCCGCGAGACCGAATCGTTCGCGATGCCGGCCGCCCGCAAGCCGAGCGGACCGGTGTTGAGCAAACTCTGAATACCCTGCGTGCGGCGTCCGGCCTGATACGACACCGAATAGAACGACTTGTCGGGCTGGAAGGGACCCGAGAACAATCCGCCCACCGACACGTTCTGATAGCGCTGCCCGAGCGCCTGCGCCGCGGGGTCGGTCCACTGCATGCTCGGCGAATCGAAGTTCACGCTCGACGCGCGAATGACGTAGTTGTTGCCGGATCGAGTGCGGACGCTGAGCTGGCCGCCGCTGAATCCACCGCGTGAAACGTCGTACGGCGTGGTGATCACCGAGGTGATGACGTTCGCGTCGCGCGGCAGGCTCGATCCGCCGAAGTTCATGCCGTTGAGCGTGGTCGAATTCTGGTCCGCGCCGACGCCAAGCACCGAGAAGCCGTTCGGAGCGCCGTCGGCGCCGGGGATCATCTGCACTCCCGGCATCGACGCGGCCAGCGCGGCGAGATCGCCCATCTGGTCGGCGGAGACGGCGTTCGAGTTGATCACGCGCTCGCTGCCGCCGATGTCGGGCAAGCCGTTGTCTCGTCCGACCCGTTGGCGCTGCGCGTTGACCTTCACCGCATCGAGCTCGGTGGCGACACGCTGCAGGCGCGCATCGGCGACGAGAATCTCCTGATCGTTCGTGCGCTTCACCTCGAAGCGTTTGCTCGCGAAGCCCAGCGCGCCGATCGTCACCATGTAGTCGCCTTCATCGCCCGGGAAGGTGACGGTGAAGCGGCCGTTCTTGTCCGTGCGCGCGTTGCGCGACACGTTCCCGCTCAAGCTGGTGACGGTGACGTTCGCCCGCTCGACAGGCAGGCTATCGGGGCCAATGATTCGGCCGCGCACAACGTCGGTTTGAGCCGAAAGCACACGCGCGGGCAGCAGGGAGCCGCAGGCCAGCGCCAGCAGAAATAGCAGGCGGCGAGGAGTCATCGGTGGTGGGGTGGGCGTAAGGACTGCGACCGCTTGGACTGGCGAGTTAGTACCGGCGAGTCGCCGAACGGTTTACCCGGTCTAGAATCTCGATTTGGGGGGCTTCAGGATGACACCAGCGGCTGCTCGATCTCTTCGACGCCGCGCAGCTTTCGCTCGATGGCCCGCGTGCGCACGGAAGCCTTGTCGACCGCGCTCGACGCCTCCTGCAACTTGTTGCGGATCTTCTCCAATGCGTCGGCGTAGCGGCGGAATTCCGTCTTCGCTTCGCCGAGCACGGTCCAGACTTCGCTCGATCGCTGTTCGATGGCGAGGGTGCGAAAACCCATCTGCAGACTGTTGAGGAGCGCGGCGAGCGTCGTCGGCCCGGAGACCATCACGCGATACTCGCGCTGCAGCACGTCGGGCAGACCAGGGCGGCGAATGATTTCGGCGTACAACCCTTCCGTCGGCAGGAACATGATGCCGAAGTCCGTGGTGCCCGGCGGTGCCACGTACTTCTCGGCGATATCGCGCGCGCATTGACGCACACGCAGCTCGAGTGCGCGCGAGGCTTGATCGACCGCGGCAGCGTCGCCCGCTTCGGCGGCCTCGATGAGACGCGCGTAGTCCTCCTGCGGAAACTTGGCGTCGATCGGCAGCCAGACCTGATCGTTCGCACCTTGTTCGGCGGAGCGGCCGGGAAGGCGAATCGCGAACTCGACGCGCTCCGCACCTTCGCCTTTGGTACACACGTTCTGCGCGTACTGGGCCGGGGTGAGAATTTGCTCGAGCAAGTTGCCGAGCTGCACTTCGCCCCACGTGCCGCGCGTTTTGACGTTGGTTAGAACTTTCTTGAGATCGCCGACGCCCGCGGCGAGCGACTGCATTTCGCCAAGACCCTTGT
This genomic window contains:
- a CDS encoding TonB-dependent receptor is translated as MTPRRLLFLLALACGSLLPARVLSAQTDVVRGRIIGPDSLPVERANVTVTSLSGNVSRNARTDKNGRFTVTFPGDEGDYMVTIGALGFASKRFEVKRTNDQEILVADARLQRVATELDAVKVNAQRQRVGRDNGLPDIGGSERVINSNAVSADQMGDLAALAASMPGVQMIPGADGAPNGFSVLGVGADQNSTTLNGMNFGGSSLPRDANVITSVITTPYDVSRGGFSGGQLSVRTRSGNNYVIRASSVNFDSPSMQWTDPAAQALGQRYQNVSVGGLFSGPFQPDKSFYSVSYQAGRRTQGIQSLLNTGPLGLRAAGIANDSVSRLLGILNRSHIPSTVGGIPGERLGDQAQLLGTFDFTPPSSTTGQAFNLMVNGSWSRQDPSGISPMELPSHSGERSNYFGMISGKHSGYFGFLLSETSFGYSQMGLNGNPFVDLPNGTVRVNSTFADAPQSVQTVSFGGNPGMNLSFGTKSGQLRNQLGWFSENNKHSLKLTTELRADRYSQNLTSNQLGTFSFLSLADLDADRPSSFTRQLSQSARTTGLNIASVALGDSYRPGDNLQLQYGLRADGTRFTSDPTLNQTVEQVFGARNDHVPNKIYLSPRFGFSYAYGEAPQIAAFQGAIRGPRANVRGGIGIIQGLPNTQTLGTALDNTGLPTGAQQLVCVGQAAPTPDWAAYAASEAAVPTRCADGTTGTVLSSTAPNVTLFDRNYAAPRALRSNLQWTGMSLDNRFATMVDFTYSLNMNQPSTYDLNFNPSSQFALANEGGRPVYARASSIVAQTGAIGAGEARVSPVFSHVGQLRSDMKSETKQLSVGLRPFNFSSNYSWSLSYVYMNAREQYRGFSSTSGDPLDVAWGRSSFDSRHQIVYSLTYNAFNMIQLGWYGTIRSGTPYTPIVLGDINGDGYSNDRAFIFDPSHTADTALASGMRSLLASGSGSARDCLARQIGRIAERNSCQGPWTQTANLSFSLLPLKLRLPQRANLTFQISNPLGAADALLHGDDHLHGWGQVFVPNSQLLSVRGFDPATNQFKYEVNQRFGATALSQSVIRAPVTLTALMRLDVGPARERQDLTLALDRGRSVGGAKIPEQMLRVLYGGGSILNPMAQILRNADTLELSATQADSIAVLNRTYTIKLDSIWTPVTKYLAELPDRYNRDEAYYRYRLARETTVDALIKLAPAIHGLLTRTQLRRLPYNVTQYLDTRYLASVRSGTQGTSLASMMMGGGPMAAMGGGGGGPTVIMMKTGNP
- a CDS encoding DNA recombination protein RmuC codes for the protein MVVLLIVVAALAAASLAAQLLLLSRKPAVDLSPLLSRLDAAERSSERLERSLRDDFARQREELRVQLASIRSTVDEQLQGTLERRLGESFNIVSERLELVHKGLGEMQSLAAGVGDLKKVLTNVKTRGTWGEVQLGNLLEQILTPAQYAQNVCTKGEGAERVEFAIRLPGRSAEQGANDQVWLPIDAKFPQEDYARLIEAAEAGDAAAVDQASRALELRVRQCARDIAEKYVAPPGTTDFGIMFLPTEGLYAEIIRRPGLPDVLQREYRVMVSGPTTLAALLNSLQMGFRTLAIEQRSSEVWTVLGEAKTEFRRYADALEKIRNKLQEASSAVDKASVRTRAIERKLRGVEEIEQPLVSS